A single region of the Pseudomonas sp. VD-NE ins genome encodes:
- a CDS encoding ATP-binding cassette domain-containing protein: MTHVSRTAALVSLNQLVFQFANGATLFEDLNLTFNHQPTAIVGRNGVGKSVLARLIAGQLHPTSGSVLRSVPAHYVAQTFVVTPGQTVAEATGTAPALSALERLKLGSATAGDFDLIDERWDLAERLRQMLDEAGLNDITTTDLAENLSGGQQARIALIGALLSPAQLLVLDEPTNHLDVAGRQWLRNVLERWRGGLIIVSHDRQLLEQMQRIVELTPTGASVFSGSFSEFAEHRRVHQQAAQAQLDQARNERQRERTRLQREHDTIQRHAAGSRRNAQTANVFGFERAAMKAAAREIMGHVKVGHQARKSDLDERVREAYANVQPDDGVLINLPGSVVPGNRRVCTLVDACLPWLPADAPTTHVDLAIQGPMRIAVSGHNGCGKSTLLKLLAGEWAPVSGECITHVPFAFLDQQLKLLDQHSSIVDQLQAQQTPLSEGELRSFLAHLQLDAQRVTRTCASLSGGERLKAALALALWRQTPAQLLLLDEPTNHLDLASVQAFEQALQTFPGAIVVVSHDQVFLQALNPSHCLSWHSEGWRWQPTS; this comes from the coding sequence ATGACTCACGTCTCGCGTACAGCCGCACTCGTTTCCCTGAATCAACTGGTCTTTCAGTTCGCCAATGGCGCGACACTGTTTGAAGACCTGAACCTGACTTTCAATCATCAACCGACCGCGATCGTCGGGCGCAACGGTGTGGGCAAAAGCGTACTCGCGCGCCTGATTGCCGGACAGTTGCACCCCACCTCCGGCAGCGTGTTACGTTCAGTTCCTGCGCATTACGTCGCGCAGACTTTTGTTGTTACTCCGGGGCAAACCGTGGCAGAAGCTACGGGAACGGCTCCGGCGCTCAGTGCACTGGAGCGACTGAAGCTCGGCAGTGCCACTGCCGGCGACTTCGATCTCATCGACGAACGCTGGGATCTGGCGGAGCGTTTGCGCCAAATGCTCGATGAGGCCGGGTTGAATGACATCACCACTACGGACCTCGCCGAAAATCTCAGCGGTGGCCAGCAGGCCAGAATTGCCCTGATCGGTGCGCTGCTGAGTCCGGCGCAATTGCTGGTACTCGACGAACCGACCAACCACCTCGACGTTGCCGGTCGGCAATGGTTGAGGAACGTGCTTGAACGCTGGCGCGGCGGTCTGATTATCGTCAGTCACGACCGGCAATTGTTGGAGCAGATGCAGCGAATCGTCGAACTTACCCCTACGGGGGCAAGCGTTTTCAGCGGGAGCTTTTCGGAGTTCGCCGAGCATCGCCGAGTACATCAACAAGCAGCGCAAGCACAACTCGATCAGGCCCGTAACGAGCGTCAGCGTGAACGCACACGACTGCAACGCGAGCACGACACGATTCAGCGCCATGCGGCCGGCAGCCGGCGCAATGCGCAAACCGCCAACGTCTTTGGCTTCGAGCGGGCAGCGATGAAAGCGGCCGCGCGGGAAATCATGGGACACGTCAAGGTCGGCCATCAGGCACGCAAGTCCGATCTGGATGAACGCGTTCGTGAGGCGTACGCAAACGTCCAGCCGGACGACGGCGTATTGATCAATCTGCCTGGCAGCGTGGTACCGGGCAATCGTCGGGTGTGCACGTTGGTTGACGCGTGTTTGCCGTGGTTACCGGCAGATGCGCCCACCACCCATGTTGACCTCGCTATTCAAGGACCGATGCGCATCGCTGTCAGCGGTCACAACGGTTGTGGCAAATCGACGCTGTTGAAATTGCTCGCTGGTGAATGGGCACCGGTGAGTGGCGAGTGCATCACGCACGTGCCTTTTGCCTTTCTCGATCAACAGTTGAAACTGCTGGATCAGCATTCATCTATTGTCGATCAGTTGCAGGCACAGCAGACGCCTTTGAGCGAAGGTGAGTTGCGCAGTTTCCTTGCTCATCTGCAACTGGATGCGCAACGCGTGACCCGGACTTGCGCCTCACTCAGTGGCGGAGAACGCTTGAAGGCCGCCCTCGCGTTGGCATTGTGGCGCCAGACGCCAGCACAATTATTGTTGCTGGATGAGCCAACCAATCACCTGGACCTGGCATCGGTGCAAGCTTTCGAACAAGCCTTGCAGACATTTCCCGGAGCTATTGTCGTGGTTTCCCACGATCAGGTGTTTCTACAGGCGTTAAACCCAAGCCATTGTTTGAGCTGGCACTCCGAGGGCTGGCGCTGGCAACCGACGAGCTGA